The DNA window TCCGATCTGCTCACTTGATCAAGCGGTAGAAGACCCAGCAGGCCAGCACCACCCAGTGACTGGCCCAGTTGAGCTGGGCCCACCTGTGGATGGTGTGGCTGGCCCGGTAGCCCTGGAACGACAAACAACCAGCACGTCAAGCTTCATTTGTTCCCTCTGCTGAAGCCGAGTGTGACGTCATGGTCCTacttcttctgcttcctgttcatCAACTCCAGGATCAAACATGGATCCCAGGTAGGTGAGGTGAACGATGGCCAAGAGGCTGAAAACCAGGTTGAGCAACATCACCCAAAACTCCTGCAGACGGGGAAGAATCAACTTTAAACCTTCTCATCACTCCTCCGTCTCCAACAGCGATGGTGATGACGTGAGACCTGCTTGTGCTGATGGTGGCAGCCTGAGCTGCAGGGTCTGCTCAGGACACAGGCGCTGAAGATGGACGCCAGCCTCTTCCTCAGAACTACAGAGGAAAGAAATCAGCCTGGATCAAGTAGCTACAACAGACGGGCGAATAGCGTCAGACGACCATCCCGGAGAGCTGGTCGGGCAGCAGACGCCTCAGCGCGGCCTCCCTACCGTGTTCAACATAGGTGATGAAGCccagagagagaagaacagcTCCCAGGTGGAAACTCAGACCCTGAGAGGAACAAACCAGAGTCAGGCCAAGAAAGTGACCCTCAGCCGCTGAGGTGATCCGTGCTACACTAAAGTGCTTCACACACAGCGTCAACACGGCTTTGACCCCCCAGATCGACCAAAAGTATGGAGGAGCATCATACTAACATGCAGCAAGGCGCTGGCCGTGTAGGTCATCAGGATGGCAGGAAAGGTGCCCAGTTTCATGGCATTTTTGAAGACATCTGAGGAacagacagaacacagaagCTCGGAACGTTTCAAAAGCAGCCACAGAAGTTCAACGGCTGAAGGACTTCCAAGTCCCCAGCAGCACAGGAGAGGCCCTGGGGTCTGCTGGGAGGTGAACACACAGGAAACCTACATGTCTTCAGCCACTGGGACATGGGAATGTTCCAGGAcgtcaccaccagcaccatggAGCGCGGCATCTCCACAGCGAGAGGCTTCACCACACTCACATCCCTGCACAAGAAAAAGGCAGCTCAGGTCCACAGCAGCCCTTCAGCCACAGCCCCGAGCCCCACTCACCAGGAGGTCCGACCCTTCTCCTCAGTGGCGCCGGCTCCGGCCAGCATGGCGCTCCCTTCGCTCAGGTGACCCACGAAGTAATTACTGAAGTGGAAGGACACGGCGTTCTCATACGCGTCCAGCCACCTGTGGAACACCACAcacatcagcttctccagccgcTCTCTGACCCGGTCCACAACAGGTCTCCATCTGGGCGCCAGAACTTTGGAGGCAGCTGTATTCTAGGAAACGTGGGTCTGTAGAGGCTAATTCATGATGTTGATGATCTGTGAGCACCTCAGGCTGCATTTCATTAAAACAAAGGCTGGAATCTCACTTCTGTGTGACCGAGTTTCCCTGAAGTGGGACAAACACGGTGAAGAAGTACGGAGCCACGCAGGTGGAGACCAGCAGGCAGATCTGACTTCTCAGCaggctgagggaggagcagcacagccagCGCCAGCTCTGAGGAACAGAGACGGGATCAAAAGACTCAGGAATTATGGATCCCATGAGGAAACCAAGGAGGAAGCCTCACCAGAGCTCTACCTCCGATGGCATTCTTATAACTGGAGAAGCTGATCCAGGGTCCGAAGATCACGGTGCCCACAAAGAAAAGGTAACCCAGAAACTCAGCTGCGGAGGGCAGGTCAACCACAGCCCCTCTGTCCAGGTCAAAGCCCAAAGAGATGACTTTCATGGCCACCACCATCTGAGAGCCTCAATCAGATTCAGAGTTAGAAGAAATCATTTCATCTGAGTTTGTTGGAGTTCTGCTGTAACATGGATGAAGATCTGAGCTCATGAGATTCGCTGAGATTAGCTGCTCAGAATATTCACCTCTGATTTTATTCCAGGTCACAATGTCAATGAAATGCAGCTCtctgaaataaaacagacaaatggATTAAtgcaacagaaacaacacaaaaaagtcACCTGGATCTCAGAAAAAGGCTTTTTCATCATTAAAATCTCCCTCTATCTGCGGTCCAAACTGATGAAAAGGGAACTTTGTGAGCTCAGTTGCTGGTGCAGCTCTGACGCCACTGAACTGCATCTCAAACTCACCCGATGAGCAGGTAGAGGAGCACCAcagcggagaggaggaggcctcTGCTGCCGGAGCGCGGGCTCAGCAGGAGCACCAGGTAACAGAGGAGGCTCAGGAGCAGCACCCACAACATGTGCACatcaaagaagaggaagagggcgtACATCCCAGCCAGCAGCGACGCTACATGCTTCACTGTGGACACACAGCCTGACACACGATGCCGTCATGCACATTACAGGCGTTTTATCCACGGAGGCGTGTAAGAACTTCACCCACTGTTCTGCTTAAGCTGCACAAATCTTCAACGTTCAAAAAAAGTGCTTATTTAGGATTTAAACTGTAGCGTAAACAGATCATCTattcattaaaaacagtttGATATATGATATGAAGTTCTAAAAGAGTAAAAATGACATGGCAAAACTGTGGCGTGCACAAGTGTGTCGAAGGTGGTGTTTGATGGTGAAACGGTGTGTTTCCAACGTGGTTTTGAGAGGGTCACACACCcacatgaaacacacactcagtggCAGGAGATGCTGGCGGGTGTGTGTCTCACCCAGTCTGAAGCAGAGTCTGCAGAGCaggcagagcagaagcagcttccacacctgctgaaggccctgcTGCAGCGTGCTCACGCCACAGCTCTCGGCCagctgttgccatagcaacagcctGGTGGACAGGTCCATCCTCTCATCAACCTAAGACAAAACCATGTTCGTTTTAAACGGGCCGAATGTTCCTAAACCGCTGGAGTAAATCGCTCCCAAATGTGAGACGTTTTTATTGTGATCTGTTccataaaaatataatttctcAGACAATGCTACATGTATCATATGTATCATATATTTTCCCCACAGTTCGAGTGTTGGATGCAGCCCTATAGAGCCATAAAACACACGTCCAATCTGCAAATAACAATCATTAAAGCAAACACTGCTTCGGATTTACCAAGTCTTAGAATAAAAAAGAGACGCACCCAAAGTTTTAAAACCTATTTGATGCTAAATCATCGCAGAAAAGTGGCAAAACAGACTCACGCGATCGAAACAGTCCCTGAACTATTCAGCCGAGGGCCGAAGGAGAACAAACGGACCCAAGTTCTCTCCTTCCATCACAGCAGCGACGCAACTTTCACGGCTTCgtgtctctttttcttcttcgtgtcttttcttcttcttcgtgtctcttcttcttctttttccgtcttcttcttcttcacaggTTGTAATCTTCTGACCTCTACTCTGCCCTCTAGCGGAGGGAAATGTCGCAGCTTTTATTATAAAacgcaaaaacaaaacaacaaaaaagaatttTTGCGGCTGATTTTAGTTTTGTCATCTTCCACTAAAAAAcgacaaaaagaataaagacaACGTGAACGGAACGGAAAACCCAAACGTTTGTTTTATGGAGCATTTGGGCTATTCAGTCACTGTTGCTGCAGTCTTTTATTGTGTAATAAAGGTAAATCATCATATCACTGTGAAGCAGCTGACTTTATTGTTGATGTACGTGGTATTTGCCAAAATGAGAGCTGGCACGTGAACTTAATATATGTTAGATCGTTATTGTCtgaatttgtctttttaaaagcaGGTGTTGTATCTATATTTTTCTCCAGGGTGGTGGAGCTAATCTCATTGTCTGAATTCAGACATGTGATTAAAGATGtgttctctgattggctgccggcAGCGTTTCGGATTAACATTGTAAATATTTTTCAGTAACTTTGGAAATGATCATTTGTGAGTTTCATAGTTTGGGATTTTGGGATCGTGGGCCTGTGCTGCCGTCTCCCAGCTGCTCCGCGGCTCGTTAACTATTGACACGGTGTCCCTGCAGGCGGCCGCCCGCTCACCGGAGGCCTGGAGCGGCCTGTCCCGGCCTGGGGCCCGCCTGCAGCCCTCCTGGGCTCCGACAGGGGGCAGTGCAGCTGAaactgtccatggtgctgaaaacTGGGCCGATTCTGTTGGTTGCCGAACACCTCGGGGGGCAACTGGACTCCGTCTGAGCCGCCGTCGCTCGTCAGGTACCCCGCCTTGTTCCGACCGTTTTCCTGCGGTTCCGAGTTGCCTTGAGCGTGTGTTTGCGGTGCCGGGGATGCGGgagcggagggggaggggagcgcTGTAAGGTAAGGCTTTATGTCCTGACAAAGAGCGTCAAGCGCACTTATTTGTCGGTATTCTCGGGCCTCGACCCGATCTCCGCCGGGGGATCCGACCCACACGCACAAAGCGACGAGTCCAGAATCCTTTCGGACGGAATGTTGGTTCGGCGACGCGTTTAAACCGATTATGACGATTGTTGTTCAGCATTTTCGGGCCGACAGTCGCGCGCCGGTGCTCTCACGGCTTCTGTCCCGGTACAGCCGGAGACACAGCGGCCCGGTTCTGGACAGCGGGCCGGCCCAGCTCCGCTGTCACCGTCCGAGCCCACTGTACTGTAGGCCCGTACGGTGCTGgctttgtgcgtgcgtgcgtgcgcgcgtgcgcgcgtgcgtgcgcgtatTCGCACACCGTCATTATTGTGTAATAATGGATCAGCGACATACAGGGAGAGCGAGACAGCTGGACATGATTCCTGTCCTGGACCCTGTCCTGGATCCTGTCCTGGGTCCTGTCCTGGATCCTGTCCTGGACCCTGTCCTGGATCCTGTCCTGGGTCCTGTCCTGGATCCTGTCCTGGGTCATTATGAAGGTTCTGGAACCACGAGGACTTTTACTAGTTTACCAAACAGCTCGGTCCCAACTTCAGCCTGCTGAGCTTGAGTCCAGACTGATCTGAGCTCGGTTCTCCACAGGGTTCTGGAGACGTCCCGCTCCAGAAGTAGAAGGTTTAAAGGGAAGAGGGTGAAATGTTCTTTTGTTGAgtgatggttctggttctggttctgttccagcCGACAGATGATGAGAAGATTGAGGCTGAAGCATCGCTGAAGCAGCATCAAagtacctgtctgtctgtctgtctgtctgtctgtctgtctgtctgtctgtcttccaccatccatccatccatccatccatctgtccgtcatccatccatccatccatccaccatcatccatccatccatctccatccatccatcatccatccatccatccatcatccatccatcatcatccatccatccatcatccatccatcatccatcatccatccatccatccaccatcatccatccatccaccatcatccatccatccaccatcatccatccaccatcatccatccatccatccatcctccatccatccacccatccatccacccatccatcagccatcatccatccatctatccatccatccatccatccatccatccatccatccatctatccatccatccatcatccatccatcatccatccatccatccatccatccatccatccatccatccatccaccatcatccatccatcctccatccatcctccatccatccatcatccatccatccatccaccatcatccatccacccatccatcatccatccatctatccatcatccatccattatccatcatccatcatccatcatcatccatccatccatccatccatcctccatccatccatccatccatccatcatccatccatccatccatccatcaatccatcatccatccatccatcatccatccatccatccatccattatccatccatccatccatccagccatccatccatccatccatccatcatccatccatccatccatccatcatccatccatccatccataatccatcatccatccatccatccatccatccatccatccatcatccatccatccatccatccattatccatcatccatcatccatccatccattcatccatcgtccatccatccatccatccatccatccatccatccatccatccatcccctccCCGTGTCTTCATGGTGCTCTTGTCTCTTGTCTCCAGATGAGTCAGGACGTGACAGAGACCAGAACACGAACTCGATCCAAAGGGATCCGCGGTGAGTCAGACTCATCTCATCGATTCTTCTGTCTCTGAGTCGTTCAGTGACGTTTTTTCTGCCGTCCAGCATCATCAGAACTGGCAGCACAGGAGATGAAGCCAGAGTTGAGGTGAGACTCCACAACCATCCTCAGGTCCTGAGAGAGTGCAGCCTttacaggaagtgtgtgtgtgtgtgtgcgtgcgggtgtgtgtgtgtgcgtgcgggtgtgtgtgtgtgtgtgtgtgcgtgtgtgtgtgtgtgcgtgcgtgcgtgcgtgcgtgcgtgcgtgtgtgtgtgtgtgcgtgcgtgtgtgtgcagcagctgccccACCCCCGGCTGTGACGGCAAAGGTCACGTCAGTGGGCGATACTCACGTCACAGAAGGTAAAGTTCTGGCTGCTCTTCATCACATGAAGCCGCGCTGGTTGGGTTCTCACGCTCGTCCTGCCGTCACCAGCGTGCTGGGCTGCCCCAtcgtgaagaagaggaagctggaggaggccgaggagAGCCAGTCTGCTCCCAAGAAGAGGAACCAGCCTGTCAAACAGGCGGCAGGAGAAGACTTCACCCACGACACCtcagacgaggaggaggaagaggaggagggagaggaggaaggagaggaggaggcagaggaggaggaggagctgagagaaaagaagaaacccacctcaaagatcagagcagaagcaACAAAAGGTGAGAGAAGGTTTTatactggttacactgggacagggcGGAGTGAgggactggttttactggggaggagaagagctgctggagatgttgTCTGaagtctgctgcagcttctcaccGTGATGTTGGAGATGATCAAGGAAATAATTTTCATCCACATTTTGAATCTCC is part of the Takifugu flavidus isolate HTHZ2018 chromosome 8, ASM371156v2, whole genome shotgun sequence genome and encodes:
- the LOC130529442 gene encoding protein-serine O-palmitoleoyltransferase porcupine-like isoform X1 translates to MDLSTRLLLWQQLAESCGVSTLQQGLQQVWKLLLLCLLCRLCFRLGCVSTVKHVASLLAGMYALFLFFDVHMLWVLLLSLLCYLVLLLSPRSGSRGLLLSAVVLLYLLIGELHFIDIVTWNKIRGSQMVVAMKVISLGFDLDRGAVVDLPSAAEFLGYLFFVGTVIFGPWISFSSYKNAIGGRALSWRWLCCSSLSLLRSQICLLVSTCVAPYFFTVFVPLQGNSVTQKWLDAYENAVSFHFSNYFVGHLSEGSAMLAGAGATEEKGRTSWDVSVVKPLAVEMPRSMVLVVTSWNIPMSQWLKTYVFKNAMKLGTFPAILMTYTASALLHGLSFHLGAVLLSLGFITYVEHVLRKRLASIFSACVLSRPCSSGCHHQHKQEFWVMLLNLVFSLLAIVHLTYLGSMFDPGVDEQEAEEGYRASHTIHRWAQLNWASHWVVLACWVFYRLIK
- the LOC130529442 gene encoding protein-serine O-palmitoleoyltransferase porcupine-like isoform X2 produces the protein MYALFLFFDVHMLWVLLLSLLCYLVLLLSPRSGSRGLLLSAVVLLYLLIGELHFIDIVTWNKIRGSQMVVAMKVISLGFDLDRGAVVDLPSAAEFLGYLFFVGTVIFGPWISFSSYKNAIGGRALSWRWLCCSSLSLLRSQICLLVSTCVAPYFFTVFVPLQGNSVTQKWLDAYENAVSFHFSNYFVGHLSEGSAMLAGAGATEEKGRTSWDVSVVKPLAVEMPRSMVLVVTSWNIPMSQWLKTYVFKNAMKLGTFPAILMTYTASALLHGLSFHLGAVLLSLGFITYVEHVLRKRLASIFSACVLSRPCSSGCHHQHKQEFWVMLLNLVFSLLAIVHLTYLGSMFDPGVDEQEAEEGYRASHTIHRWAQLNWASHWVVLACWVFYRLIK